A genomic window from Glaciihabitans sp. INWT7 includes:
- a CDS encoding deoxyguanosinetriphosphate triphosphohydrolase codes for MVETYSEHDTARWYPEEHSSRRSDFARDRARLLHSSALRRLAAKTQVLSPAAGLDFARNRLTHSLEVAQVGRELATSLGLDPDVVDTACLAHDLGHPPFGHNGERALNTWAIDIGGFEGNAQTLRLLTRIEPKVFGADGRSYGLNLTRASLDASCKYPWPESSSVGDPSGRAKFGFYSDDVEAFHWLRDGAPERRLCIEAQVMDLSDDIAYSVHDFEDAVVSGYIDVKALGARVNHDALVDSMFAWIGGELDHDELIEAFDRLDSLDVWLEDWDGSRQAQGRLKNLTSQLIGRFAAAAVQATRTQDGGSLIRFGADIIVPRQIRAEIAVLKGIVAAFVMSKNTRQPIYTQQREVLTELATTLLARGESSLDPGFAADWRAATTDAGRKRAVVDQVASLTDQSAMAWHERIVG; via the coding sequence GTGGTTGAGACCTACTCGGAGCACGACACCGCCCGCTGGTATCCGGAGGAGCACTCGAGCCGTCGCAGCGATTTCGCGCGGGACCGCGCGCGCCTCCTGCACTCGAGTGCGCTCCGGCGTCTCGCGGCCAAGACCCAGGTGCTGAGCCCGGCAGCCGGCCTCGACTTCGCCAGGAATCGGCTCACTCATTCGCTCGAGGTCGCGCAGGTCGGTCGCGAACTGGCGACGAGCCTGGGGCTCGACCCGGATGTCGTCGACACTGCCTGCCTCGCGCACGACCTCGGTCACCCGCCCTTCGGGCACAACGGGGAGCGCGCCCTCAACACCTGGGCCATCGATATCGGCGGATTCGAGGGCAACGCGCAGACCCTCCGGCTGCTGACCCGCATCGAGCCGAAGGTCTTCGGCGCGGACGGTCGGTCTTACGGTCTCAACCTCACCCGGGCGAGTCTCGACGCGAGCTGCAAGTATCCGTGGCCGGAGAGCTCCTCGGTGGGTGATCCCAGCGGTCGGGCCAAATTCGGCTTCTATTCCGACGACGTCGAGGCATTTCACTGGCTGCGTGACGGGGCACCGGAACGGCGTCTCTGTATCGAAGCCCAGGTGATGGACCTGTCCGACGACATCGCCTACTCCGTCCACGACTTCGAGGATGCCGTCGTCAGCGGGTACATCGACGTAAAGGCGCTCGGCGCGAGGGTGAACCACGATGCCCTCGTCGATTCGATGTTCGCGTGGATCGGCGGGGAGCTCGACCATGACGAACTCATCGAGGCCTTCGATCGTCTCGACTCGCTCGATGTCTGGCTCGAAGACTGGGATGGCAGTCGCCAGGCTCAGGGCCGACTCAAGAACCTCACCAGCCAGCTGATCGGGCGATTCGCCGCGGCCGCGGTGCAGGCGACACGAACCCAGGACGGCGGGAGCCTCATCCGTTTCGGTGCGGACATCATCGTGCCGCGCCAGATCCGGGCCGAGATCGCCGTGCTGAAGGGCATCGTCGCCGCCTTCGTCATGTCCAAGAACACCCGGCAGCCCATCTACACGCAACAGCGCGAGGTGCTCACCGAGCTCGCCACGACGCTGCTCGCCCGGGGCGAATCATCCCTCGACCCGGGTTTCGCGGCGGACTGGAGGGCAGCAACCACCGATGCCGGCCGCAAGCGCGCGGTCGTCGACCAGGTGGCCTCGCTCACCGACCAGTCCGCGATGGCCTGGCACGAGCGCATCGTCGGCTGA
- the dusB gene encoding tRNA dihydrouridine synthase DusB yields the protein MTMTAAPHKSVEKSLQIGPLALSVPVVLAPMAGITNTAFRRLCREFGAGLYVSEMITSRALVERTEGSMRLIKHHESETTRSIQLYGVDPKTVSEAVTMLVAEDRADHIDLNFGCPVPKVTRKGGGAALPWKLDLFQEIVEGAVKAAGALPLTIKMRKGIDSNHLTYLEAGRIAEGAGVASIALHARTASEFYSGHADWSAIATLKEAISGVPILGNGDIWSGADAIRMMEETGCDGVVVGRGCLGRPWLFGELASAFAGEDRIPQPSLGTVAETLRRHTELLMDFFDGDEDHACRDIRKHIGWYFKGYPVGGDIRSSLATVESLQQMDDLLGRLDWSLPYPGADAEGPRGRAGTPKRTSLPTGWLDSRELADTQRAEVAEAEIHNSGG from the coding sequence ATGACCATGACAGCCGCTCCCCACAAGAGCGTTGAGAAGAGCCTACAGATCGGGCCGCTCGCGCTCTCTGTGCCGGTCGTGCTCGCTCCGATGGCGGGCATCACCAACACCGCGTTCCGTCGCCTCTGCAGGGAATTCGGAGCCGGGCTCTACGTCTCGGAGATGATCACCAGTCGGGCGCTAGTCGAACGCACCGAGGGCTCCATGCGCCTCATCAAGCATCACGAATCGGAGACGACGCGAAGCATCCAGCTCTACGGCGTCGACCCGAAGACCGTGTCGGAGGCGGTCACCATGCTGGTCGCGGAAGACCGCGCCGACCACATCGACCTGAACTTCGGATGTCCGGTGCCCAAGGTCACCCGCAAGGGCGGGGGAGCCGCGCTGCCCTGGAAACTCGACCTCTTCCAGGAGATCGTCGAGGGCGCAGTGAAGGCTGCCGGGGCCCTTCCGCTCACGATCAAGATGCGCAAGGGAATCGACTCAAACCACCTCACCTATCTCGAAGCCGGACGCATCGCGGAGGGGGCCGGGGTGGCGAGCATCGCGCTTCACGCTCGCACGGCCTCCGAGTTCTACAGCGGCCACGCCGACTGGTCGGCCATCGCGACGCTCAAGGAGGCTATCTCCGGCGTGCCCATTCTCGGCAACGGTGACATCTGGTCGGGCGCGGACGCGATCCGCATGATGGAGGAGACCGGATGCGACGGGGTCGTGGTCGGCCGCGGCTGCCTCGGTCGCCCGTGGCTGTTCGGCGAGCTCGCCTCGGCGTTCGCCGGTGAGGACCGGATTCCCCAGCCTTCGCTCGGCACGGTCGCCGAGACTCTGCGCCGCCACACGGAACTGCTGATGGACTTCTTCGACGGAGACGAGGACCACGCCTGCCGCGACATCCGCAAGCACATCGGCTGGTATTTCAAGGGCTACCCGGTGGGCGGCGACATCCGCTCCTCGCTCGCGACGGTGGAGAGTCTGCAGCAGATGGACGACCTGCTCGGTCGTCTCGACTGGAGCCTCCCGTATCCCGGTGCCGATGCCGAGGGACCGCGCGGTCGCGCCGGAACCCCGAAGCGCACATCGCTGCCCACTGGATGGCTCGACAGCCGCGAGCTTGCCGACACCCAGCGCGCAGAGGTCGCCGAAGCAGAGATCCACAACAGCGGTGGTTGA
- a CDS encoding aminoacyl-tRNA deacylase, translated as MTAPTGRARVLADAAARGLDIEVVERSAADSLEQAAVLLDIEARQIVKSLVVRRHTPEGAPREYLFALIPGDRQISWAKLRAVVGVNKLSLPSPELALEATGFERGTITPLGSSTAWPVFADVSMVGGRIAMGAGEAGYSAFVDADDLIAAYGATVADITA; from the coding sequence GTGACTGCCCCCACCGGACGAGCACGAGTACTGGCGGATGCCGCGGCCCGTGGCCTCGATATCGAGGTGGTCGAGCGGTCCGCCGCCGACTCGCTCGAGCAGGCAGCGGTGTTGCTGGACATCGAGGCGCGGCAGATCGTCAAGTCGCTCGTGGTGCGTCGGCACACCCCGGAGGGAGCGCCCCGCGAATACCTGTTCGCACTCATCCCGGGCGACCGGCAGATCTCCTGGGCGAAGCTGCGGGCTGTGGTCGGGGTGAACAAACTCTCGCTGCCCTCCCCCGAGTTGGCGCTCGAGGCGACCGGATTCGAACGCGGCACGATCACGCCGCTCGGCAGTTCCACCGCCTGGCCCGTCTTCGCCGACGTCTCGATGGTCGGAGGTCGCATCGCCATGGGCGCCGGAGAGGCCGGCTACAGCGCGTTCGTGGATGCCGATGACCTCATCGCGGCCTATGGCGCGACAGTCGCCGACATCACCGCCTAA